In Luteitalea sp. TBR-22, one genomic interval encodes:
- a CDS encoding class I SAM-dependent methyltransferase, producing MPARLGSWMSFDAIAPWYDGAETLLAGTLLQRARTTWIDAVAVDARVLSAGEGHGRFADALLQRRPAVELTCLDASPGMRRVAQRRLARHARLARWVHADATAWRPEPASYDVIATHFFLDCFDAASLDRVIDLLATAARPRSLWLVTDFAVPPAGLARVRAAAMHRVMYSAFRRLTTLQATRLTPPDPLLAARGFVLRDRREYSWGLVRADVWQR from the coding sequence GTGCCTGCTCGTCTGGGGTCGTGGATGAGCTTCGACGCCATCGCGCCCTGGTACGACGGCGCCGAGACGCTGCTGGCAGGCACGCTGCTGCAGCGCGCTCGCACGACGTGGATCGATGCCGTCGCCGTCGATGCGCGAGTGCTCAGTGCGGGTGAAGGCCACGGACGCTTCGCGGACGCACTGCTCCAGCGCCGGCCGGCGGTCGAACTGACCTGTCTCGATGCCAGCCCCGGCATGCGCCGTGTGGCCCAACGGCGACTCGCCCGACATGCCCGCCTCGCCAGGTGGGTACATGCCGACGCCACCGCCTGGAGGCCTGAACCGGCCAGCTACGACGTGATCGCGACGCACTTCTTCCTCGACTGTTTCGACGCCGCGTCCCTCGATCGCGTGATCGACCTGTTGGCCACGGCGGCCCGGCCGCGATCGTTGTGGCTCGTCACCGACTTCGCCGTGCCGCCCGCGGGGCTCGCCCGCGTGCGCGCCGCGGCCATGCACCGGGTGATGTACTCGGCCTTTCGCAGGCTCACGACACTGCAGGCCACCCGGCTGACGCCGCCGGACCCGCTGCTCGCCGCGCGGGGGTTCGTGCTCCGCGACCGCCGCGAGTACTCGTGGGGGCTCGTGCGGGCCGACGTGTGGCAGCGGTGA
- a CDS encoding glucose 1-dehydrogenase, whose translation MRALTVQPGVSGSARLEQVAEPALTDGALLVQAIAVGICGTDVDIVRGEYGWAPDGRQRLILGHESIGRVLEAPPDSGFAPGDLVVGIVRRPDPLPCAYCAQGEWDMCRNGAYTERGIKSLDGYASERFRLEPAYAVRVENALGTLGVLLEPTSVVAKAWEHAERIGQRSDAWRPRSVLITGAGPIGLLAALLGRLRGLDVHVFDRVTRGPKPMLVAELGATYHAATLPSVERLAPDMIFECTGAPAVVADVLTRSAPSGIVCLAGVSSGGRTVPLDLGDLNRRMVLENDVVFGSVNANRRHYEQAAGALARADHAWLGRLITRQVPLDRWADAFERHEDDVKVVLRMEEA comes from the coding sequence ATGAGAGCGCTCACCGTCCAACCCGGCGTCTCCGGCTCGGCCAGGCTCGAGCAGGTGGCAGAACCTGCCCTGACCGATGGCGCGCTGCTGGTGCAGGCGATCGCCGTCGGCATCTGTGGCACCGACGTGGACATCGTGCGTGGCGAGTACGGGTGGGCCCCGGACGGACGCCAACGCCTCATACTCGGCCACGAATCGATCGGCCGCGTCCTCGAAGCCCCTCCGGATTCCGGATTCGCCCCTGGCGATCTCGTCGTCGGCATCGTACGTCGCCCCGATCCCTTGCCCTGCGCCTACTGCGCGCAGGGCGAATGGGACATGTGTCGCAATGGCGCATACACCGAGCGGGGCATCAAGTCGCTCGATGGTTACGCGTCCGAGCGTTTCAGGCTCGAGCCGGCCTATGCCGTGCGGGTCGAGAACGCGCTCGGGACTCTCGGCGTGCTGCTGGAGCCGACCAGTGTCGTCGCCAAGGCCTGGGAACACGCCGAGCGGATCGGGCAGCGATCCGATGCCTGGCGTCCCCGATCGGTACTGATCACCGGGGCCGGCCCCATCGGATTGCTCGCCGCATTGCTGGGACGCCTGCGCGGCCTGGACGTCCACGTCTTCGATCGGGTGACGCGCGGCCCCAAGCCGATGCTGGTCGCCGAGCTGGGGGCGACGTACCACGCGGCCACGCTGCCGAGTGTCGAACGACTGGCCCCGGACATGATCTTCGAGTGCACCGGTGCACCTGCCGTCGTCGCCGACGTCCTCACGCGCAGCGCGCCGTCGGGCATCGTGTGTCTCGCCGGCGTCTCGTCGGGTGGCCGTACCGTGCCCCTCGACCTGGGCGATCTCAATCGGCGGATGGTCCTGGAGAACGACGTCGTCTTCGGGTCGGTCAACGCCAACCGTCGCCACTACGAACAGGCAGCCGGGGCCCTGGCACGCGCCGACCACGCCTGGCTGGGGCGACTCATCACCCGGCAGGTACCCCTCGATCGATGGGCCGATGCGTTCGAACGCCATGAGGACGACGTGAAGGTGGTGCTGAGGATGGAGGAGGCGTGA
- a CDS encoding glycoside hydrolase family 15 protein, translating to MSRPLEDYALIGDCESAALVSRDGSIDWLCWPRFDSDACFAALLGTEEHGRWLLAPEGDVATTRRYLPDTLMLETTHETAEGTVVVLDFMPPRGRHPDLVRQVRGVRGRVRMRTELVLRFDYGRTVPWVSRLPDGRTRAVAGPHMVVLQAPAVVHGEGLRTVGYFDVGAGDEVALALVYGASHLPLPPPVDVAHVRQASLAFWHKWVAPHRTGGDWADLVSRSLITLKALTYAPTGGIVAAPTTSLPEQLGGSRNWDYRYCWLRDATLTLLALMNAGHMEEAAAWRAWLLRAAAGAPSQVQIMYGLAGERRLTEAELSWLPGYADSRPVRLGNAAHDQLQLDVFGEVLDALHQARLGGLESTPAAWALERALVDHVTTIWDQPDEGIWEVRGPRRHFTHSRVMAWVALDRGIKSAERFGLPGDLPTWRQVRQAIHDDVCAKGFNRALGTFVQAYGEPWLDASLLLLPTMGFLPATDPRVGGTIAAVERHLLRDGFVLRYDTSGTEDGLPPGEGAFLACSLWLADAYTLQGRIDEARLLFERVVGIANDVGLLAEEYDPALGRLVGNFPQAFSHIALVNTAHNLARATKPARQRAS from the coding sequence GTGAGCCGGCCGCTGGAGGACTACGCGCTGATCGGTGACTGCGAGAGTGCGGCGCTGGTGTCGCGCGACGGCTCGATCGACTGGCTCTGCTGGCCGCGCTTCGATTCCGACGCCTGTTTCGCTGCGCTGCTCGGCACGGAGGAGCACGGGCGCTGGCTCCTCGCGCCGGAGGGTGACGTCGCCACGACCCGCCGCTACCTGCCTGATACGTTGATGCTGGAGACGACGCACGAGACCGCCGAGGGTACGGTGGTCGTGCTCGACTTCATGCCCCCGAGGGGGCGCCATCCCGATCTGGTGCGGCAGGTGCGCGGCGTCCGTGGCCGCGTGCGCATGCGCACCGAACTGGTCCTGCGCTTCGACTACGGCCGGACCGTCCCGTGGGTGAGCCGCCTGCCCGACGGCCGCACCCGGGCCGTCGCGGGGCCTCACATGGTGGTGCTGCAGGCGCCGGCCGTGGTGCATGGCGAGGGGCTGCGCACGGTCGGGTACTTCGACGTCGGCGCCGGCGACGAGGTCGCCCTGGCGCTCGTCTACGGTGCGTCGCATCTTCCCCTGCCACCGCCCGTCGACGTCGCGCACGTGCGGCAGGCGTCACTGGCCTTCTGGCACAAGTGGGTGGCGCCGCATCGCACGGGTGGTGACTGGGCCGACCTGGTCTCTCGCTCCTTGATCACGCTGAAGGCGCTCACCTACGCCCCCACCGGGGGCATCGTGGCCGCGCCGACCACGTCCTTGCCCGAGCAGCTCGGTGGCTCACGCAACTGGGACTACCGGTACTGCTGGCTGCGAGACGCCACGCTCACGCTGCTCGCCCTGATGAACGCGGGGCACATGGAGGAAGCCGCGGCGTGGCGGGCCTGGTTGCTCCGGGCAGCGGCTGGCGCCCCGTCGCAGGTCCAGATCATGTATGGGCTCGCGGGCGAGCGCCGTCTCACCGAGGCAGAACTGTCGTGGCTGCCCGGCTACGCCGACTCGCGCCCGGTGCGGCTGGGCAACGCGGCCCATGACCAACTGCAACTGGACGTCTTCGGCGAAGTGCTCGATGCCCTTCACCAGGCGCGCCTTGGCGGTCTCGAAAGCACGCCTGCGGCCTGGGCGCTCGAGCGCGCGCTCGTCGACCACGTGACCACGATCTGGGATCAGCCCGACGAGGGGATCTGGGAAGTACGCGGCCCCAGGCGCCACTTCACGCATTCGCGCGTGATGGCGTGGGTGGCGCTCGATCGCGGCATCAAGTCTGCGGAGCGGTTCGGATTGCCCGGCGACCTGCCGACGTGGCGACAGGTCCGGCAGGCCATCCACGATGACGTCTGCGCGAAGGGCTTCAATCGCGCGCTCGGAACCTTCGTACAGGCCTACGGCGAACCCTGGCTCGACGCCAGTCTCCTGCTGCTGCCGACGATGGGCTTCCTCCCGGCGACCGATCCTCGGGTGGGGGGCACGATCGCTGCCGTGGAGCGGCACCTGCTGCGCGACGGGTTCGTGCTGCGATACGACACCAGCGGAACCGAGGACGGCCTGCCTCCGGGGGAGGGCGCATTCCTCGCCTGCAGCTTGTGGCTGGCTGACGCCTACACCCTGCAGGGACGGATCGACGAGGCGCGCCTGCTGTTCGAGCGGGTGGTCGGCATCGCCAACGATGTCGGGTTGCTGGCCGAGGAGTACGACCCCGCACTCGGGCGCCTGGTCGGCAACTTCCCGCAGGCGTTCTCCCACATCGCCCTGGTCAACACGGCGCACAACCTCGCACGGGCCACCAAGCCCGCCCGACAGCGCGCCTCATGA
- a CDS encoding DUF305 domain-containing protein yields MHMSYWRFAAMIATSTIVMFGLMYIHTYTWDHAYMSETRGWMALLMGAVMAIIMLGFMLGMYRNRIANLAIFIGSALVVVIAAWLIRSQATVSGLEYMRAMVPHHSIALLTSERARIRDARVRKLADEIIEAQRKEIAEMAYLIDALQRGDAPVTTVSPAASPELLSPGDAARRAELAETDLESLTDAELRQALGDVAVCRFAYAPDAAIVAAATARRTGLGRGVIKLHGRLARMEVSYPAAAGGGFTLAGDDVKVDVFAPDAAATDESRRAHARLTVGTDLEAGYAGYFSCTR; encoded by the coding sequence ATGCACATGAGCTACTGGCGCTTTGCCGCGATGATCGCAACGTCGACGATCGTCATGTTCGGGTTGATGTACATCCATACGTACACCTGGGATCACGCATACATGAGCGAGACTCGCGGATGGATGGCGCTGCTGATGGGCGCGGTGATGGCGATCATCATGCTCGGCTTCATGCTGGGCATGTATCGGAACCGGATCGCCAACCTGGCCATCTTCATCGGCAGTGCACTCGTGGTCGTCATCGCGGCGTGGCTGATCCGCTCCCAGGCGACGGTCAGTGGGCTCGAATACATGCGGGCCATGGTGCCCCATCATTCGATCGCGTTGCTGACGAGCGAGCGTGCGCGCATCCGGGATGCGCGCGTCAGGAAGCTGGCCGACGAGATCATCGAAGCGCAGCGCAAGGAGATCGCGGAGATGGCCTACCTCATCGACGCGTTGCAGCGCGGCGATGCCCCGGTGACGACCGTGAGCCCCGCTGCGTCACCGGAACTGCTGTCGCCAGGAGATGCGGCCCGTCGAGCCGAGCTGGCCGAAACCGACCTGGAGTCGCTCACCGATGCCGAACTCCGGCAGGCCCTGGGCGACGTCGCGGTCTGCCGGTTCGCCTATGCACCGGATGCCGCCATTGTGGCCGCCGCCACGGCGCGCCGCACGGGGCTCGGGCGGGGCGTCATCAAGCTGCATGGACGCCTGGCTCGCATGGAAGTCTCGTATCCTGCCGCGGCGGGCGGCGGGTTCACGCTGGCTGGCGACGACGTGAAGGTCGACGTGTTCGCGCCGGATGCCGCGGCGACCGATGAGTCGCGCAGGGCTCACGCCAGGTTGACGGTGGGGACGGATCTCGAGGCCGGCTATGCCGGCTACTTCTCGTGCACGCGCTGA
- a CDS encoding sodium:proton antiporter produces MSTVLVFGVVLLIAALISARAQRGILSTAVLFLMAGVVAGPGLLDLLSTTPSRRVPSLVAEVALFAVLFTDGMHLTLTQLRSAWRLPGRALFIGMPLTLVMIAALAHWVVGLPWPAAWLVGAALSPTDPVFAAALVGADHVPRRVRELLNIESGANDGLALPIIATLLAVNGAAQASFGLALGGAAMGVALGVAIAWCAVRLARARWFEVSGPYAPLGVLAIGLVVLGTTSLLHANEFLAAFAAGVTIASSSERARLAFAPVGELVSEVLKLGALLIFGAVLTPSLFATLRMQDYVFAGLVLVVARPAAMVVSLLGSRLERREIVAVAWFGPKGFASVFFGFLILEAGVPQAAQVFQLLALVIALSIVAHSSTDVLVARGFRGTREDT; encoded by the coding sequence ATGTCCACCGTCCTGGTGTTCGGTGTCGTCCTGCTGATCGCCGCCCTGATCTCGGCCCGGGCGCAACGCGGCATCCTCTCCACGGCCGTGTTGTTCCTGATGGCGGGCGTCGTGGCCGGGCCGGGCCTGCTGGATCTGCTGTCGACCACACCGAGCCGGCGCGTCCCATCGCTGGTCGCCGAGGTCGCGCTGTTCGCGGTGCTGTTCACCGACGGCATGCACCTCACCCTCACGCAGCTGAGAAGCGCCTGGCGCCTGCCCGGCCGCGCCCTGTTCATCGGCATGCCGCTGACACTCGTGATGATCGCGGCGCTCGCTCACTGGGTGGTCGGGCTCCCCTGGCCGGCGGCCTGGCTGGTCGGCGCGGCGCTGAGTCCGACCGACCCGGTCTTCGCGGCCGCGCTCGTCGGCGCCGACCACGTGCCTCGTCGCGTGCGCGAGCTGCTGAACATCGAGAGCGGGGCCAACGACGGGCTCGCGCTCCCGATCATCGCCACTCTGCTCGCCGTGAACGGCGCCGCGCAGGCCTCCTTCGGCCTGGCCCTCGGCGGCGCGGCGATGGGCGTGGCGCTGGGGGTAGCCATCGCCTGGTGTGCCGTGCGCCTGGCACGCGCGCGATGGTTCGAGGTGTCAGGGCCCTATGCCCCGCTCGGGGTGCTGGCGATCGGACTCGTGGTACTCGGGACGACGTCGCTGCTGCACGCCAACGAGTTCCTGGCGGCGTTTGCCGCCGGCGTCACCATCGCCTCCAGCTCGGAGCGCGCACGGCTGGCGTTCGCGCCGGTCGGTGAGCTGGTGTCGGAAGTGCTGAAGCTGGGCGCCCTGCTGATCTTCGGCGCCGTCCTCACGCCGTCGTTGTTCGCCACACTGCGCATGCAGGACTACGTCTTCGCCGGACTCGTGCTCGTGGTGGCCCGCCCTGCGGCGATGGTCGTCTCGCTGCTGGGCTCCCGTCTCGAGCGCCGCGAGATCGTCGCCGTCGCGTGGTTCGGTCCGAAGGGCTTTGCGTCGGTCTTCTTCGGGTTCCTGATCCTCGAGGCAGGCGTCCCGCAGGCGGCGCAGGTGTTCCAGCTGCTGGCGCTGGTGATCGCGCTGTCGATCGTGGCGCACAGCTCCACCGACGTGCTGGTCGCCCGGGGCTTCCGGGGCACGCGCGAGGACACGTGA